The Garra rufa chromosome 18, GarRuf1.0, whole genome shotgun sequence genome window below encodes:
- the gtsf1 gene encoding gametocyte-specific factor 1: MATIRFGSSVGPSGVNSENQQLGWDEENAFGEDTEDASDPNRIVQCPYDKNHQIRASRFPFHVLKCRKNHPKLASELKTCPFNARHLIPRHELSHHITNCEDKRSLNAEDGNVELLEKFQVPVNTWTNPSPDEDWETETDDNAAMFVWGESNNQLAQNKPEPSTTISLSDGLRAPRTLPWKLCRADCSSLWRLCIRVPVKHSCEKM; this comes from the exons ATGGCCACTATTAGATTCGGGAGTAGCGTCGGTCCGTCTGGCGTAAACTCTGAAAATCAACAGCTCGGCTGGGATGAAGAGAATG CTTTTGGTGAAGACACTGAAGACGCCAGTGACCCCAACAGGATTGTGCAGTGCCCGTATGACAAAAACCACCAGATCAGAGCCTCACGCTTCCCTTTTCATGTTCTCAAGTGCAGGAAG AACCACCCTAAACTGGCCAGTGAACTGAAGACCTGCCCCTTCAATGCCAGGCACTTGATTCCCAGGCATGAGTTGTCTCATCACATCACAAACTGTGAAGACAAGAGGTCACTAAATGCTGAAGACG gaaATGTAGAGCTACTGGAGAAATTCCAGGTACCTGTTAACACCTGGACGAACCCTTCACCCGATGAGGACTGGGAAACAG AGACTGATGATAATGCTGCTATGTTTGTCTGGGGTGAATCCAACAATCAGCTTGCCCAAAACAA GCCAGAGCCATCTACCACCATCAGTTTATCCGATGGACTTCGGGCACCACGGACTCTTCCATGGAAACTCT GCAGGGCTGATTGCTCGTCCCTCTGGCGTCTCTGTATCCGTGTGCCTGTTAAACACAGCTGTGAAAAAATGTGa
- the rprm3 gene encoding reprimo, TP53 dependent G2 arrest mediator homolog 3 yields the protein MNVSHGLLNRTISSAKQPLESVRGCCNFSVITSDGFGSPIQDERDQFIMRLVQIAVLCVLSLTVIFGIFFLGCNLLIKSESMINLLVEDRRPSKDAEIIMIAA from the coding sequence ATGAATGTTTCACACGGACTACTGAACCGGACGATCTCTTCAGCGAAGCAGCCTCTGGAAAGCGTCCGAGGATGCTGCAACTTCTCGGTGATCACCAGCGACGGGTTCGGCTCACCGATTCAGGACGAGCGCGATCAATTCATCATGCGTTTGGTGCAGATAGCGGTTCTCTGTGTGCTCTCACTGACTGTCATTTTCGGCATCTTTTTCCTTGGGTGCAATCTACTCATCAAGTCCGAGAGTATGATCAATCTGCTGGTGGAGGACAGAAGACCTTCGAAAGATGCGGAAATTATTATGATTGCTGCATGA
- the letmd1 gene encoding LETM1 domain-containing protein 1 isoform X2: MALSCRGVCRGASLILLCGKRPVGVKASLCTPRLASTKSSSLWFVRHYSPSQARHGIGRSVVSGLKWANEKYERFLQRRFPRFYMLYHTFMRDFRLLFQDGKEVRRIAARMVSEQIEHQKLPYRDMEKIRQLRRDLIKAIPLVIISIPPFANYLVFILMYLYPRQLLIRHFWTPQQLVEFQGVYHTQRAQHHWAIVKGLERTSTSVQDSRLKSRLVELCSKVRSGVHPVVSDVHAVRTLFSGPPLGIKKMNADQKRHLCALLFLTPHLPGFWIGRRLNNHASELMLLDRAIVRLGLHQLNDTELREACYVRGLNPDRLSPGQCREWLTQWLQFSTHLKESETSLYLHCMVLLTINYPKHPRH; the protein is encoded by the exons ATGGCGCTGTCCTGTAGAGGGGTATGCCGCGGGGCTTCATTGATCCTACTGTGCGGAAAACGACCTGTCGGGGTCAAAGCAAGTCTCTGCACACCTAGACTGGCTTCCACAAAATCCAG TAGTTTGTGGTTTGTTAGGCACTACTCACCTTCACAAGCAAGACATGGGATTGGTCGAAGCGTTGTGTCCGGTCTTAAATGGGCCAATGAGAAATATGAGAGATTCCTGCAACGCCGCTTTCCACGATTTTACATGCTGTATCACACTTTCATGAGGG ATTTCCGGCTTCTGTTTCAAGATGGTAAAGAAGTGAGAAGAATCGCAGCCCGCATGGTCAGTGAGCAAATAGAGCACCAGAAATTGCCTTACCGTGATATGGAGAAAATCAGACAG CTCCGCAGGGACTTAATCAAAGCCATTCCACTGGTCATCATATCAATACCTCCTTTTGCCAACTATTTGGTCTTCATCCTTAT GTACCTCTATCCTCGCCAGCTTTTGATCCGGCACTTCTGGACCCCACAGCAGCTGGTGGAGTTTCAGGGGGTGTATCATACCCAGAGAGCACAGCACCACTGGGCTATAGTCAAAGGACTGGAGAGAACGTCAACATCTGTCCAAGACAGCCGACTCAAAAGCCGCCTCGTGGAGCTCTGCAGTAAG GTCCGAAGTGGAGTCCATCCAGTGGTGTCTGATGTCCATGCAGTGAGAACTTTGTTCTCTGGACCTCCTTTGGGTATCAAGAAAATGAATGCAGATCAGAAG aGACACCTCTGTGCATTGCTCTTCCTGACGCCCCACCTCCCAGGCTTCTGGATTGGTCGACGCTTGAACAACCACGCCTCAGAACTCATGCTGCTTGATCGTGCCATTGTCCGGTTAGGCTTGCATCAGTTAAATGACACAGAGCTCAGAGAG GCATGTTACGTGAGAGGGCTGAATCCAGACCGCCTGAGTCCCGGACAGTGCCGGGAATGGCTCACACAGTGGTTGCAGTTCTCAACACACCTCAAAG AGTCAGAGACCTCCCTCTATCTGCACTGTATGGTACTGCTCACAATAAACTACCCTAAACACCCTCGTCACTGA
- the letmd1 gene encoding LETM1 domain-containing protein 1 isoform X1, with translation MALSCRGVCRGASLILLCGKRPVGVKASLCTPRLASTKSSSLWFVRHYSPSQARHGIGRSVVSGLKWANEKYERFLQRRFPRFYMLYHTFMRGFMIFFADFRLLFQDGKEVRRIAARMVSEQIEHQKLPYRDMEKIRQLRRDLIKAIPLVIISIPPFANYLVFILMYLYPRQLLIRHFWTPQQLVEFQGVYHTQRAQHHWAIVKGLERTSTSVQDSRLKSRLVELCSKVRSGVHPVVSDVHAVRTLFSGPPLGIKKMNADQKRHLCALLFLTPHLPGFWIGRRLNNHASELMLLDRAIVRLGLHQLNDTELREACYVRGLNPDRLSPGQCREWLTQWLQFSTHLKESETSLYLHCMVLLTINYPKHPRH, from the exons ATGGCGCTGTCCTGTAGAGGGGTATGCCGCGGGGCTTCATTGATCCTACTGTGCGGAAAACGACCTGTCGGGGTCAAAGCAAGTCTCTGCACACCTAGACTGGCTTCCACAAAATCCAG TAGTTTGTGGTTTGTTAGGCACTACTCACCTTCACAAGCAAGACATGGGATTGGTCGAAGCGTTGTGTCCGGTCTTAAATGGGCCAATGAGAAATATGAGAGATTCCTGCAACGCCGCTTTCCACGATTTTACATGCTGTATCACACTTTCATGAGGG GTTTTATGATTTTCTTTGCAGATTTCCGGCTTCTGTTTCAAGATGGTAAAGAAGTGAGAAGAATCGCAGCCCGCATGGTCAGTGAGCAAATAGAGCACCAGAAATTGCCTTACCGTGATATGGAGAAAATCAGACAG CTCCGCAGGGACTTAATCAAAGCCATTCCACTGGTCATCATATCAATACCTCCTTTTGCCAACTATTTGGTCTTCATCCTTAT GTACCTCTATCCTCGCCAGCTTTTGATCCGGCACTTCTGGACCCCACAGCAGCTGGTGGAGTTTCAGGGGGTGTATCATACCCAGAGAGCACAGCACCACTGGGCTATAGTCAAAGGACTGGAGAGAACGTCAACATCTGTCCAAGACAGCCGACTCAAAAGCCGCCTCGTGGAGCTCTGCAGTAAG GTCCGAAGTGGAGTCCATCCAGTGGTGTCTGATGTCCATGCAGTGAGAACTTTGTTCTCTGGACCTCCTTTGGGTATCAAGAAAATGAATGCAGATCAGAAG aGACACCTCTGTGCATTGCTCTTCCTGACGCCCCACCTCCCAGGCTTCTGGATTGGTCGACGCTTGAACAACCACGCCTCAGAACTCATGCTGCTTGATCGTGCCATTGTCCGGTTAGGCTTGCATCAGTTAAATGACACAGAGCTCAGAGAG GCATGTTACGTGAGAGGGCTGAATCCAGACCGCCTGAGTCCCGGACAGTGCCGGGAATGGCTCACACAGTGGTTGCAGTTCTCAACACACCTCAAAG AGTCAGAGACCTCCCTCTATCTGCACTGTATGGTACTGCTCACAATAAACTACCCTAAACACCCTCGTCACTGA